From a single Neochlamydia sp. AcF84 genomic region:
- a CDS encoding leucine-rich repeat domain-containing protein, with amino-acid sequence MHPISSTSIECLPNELLLPILEACVVPSLFSVCKRWHHLLASEVMPPLYKQIGNVHVPQGNVKEQALIIDRIYKLEEKLSETAKVNAIFRQIFILAKPFSPLEFKWKTEEKAGLTLANYFSYLVNINRLLLWKKLPGGGEYLSREEIKHLPLEKKGELLRDWIEENCKDLTLLNLSGAGLIYLPPEICQLSQLQWLDLSQNQLTSLPAEIGQLSQLQWLDLNQNQLTSLPAEIGQLSQLQYISLNQNQLTSLPAELGQLSQLEVLGLNENQITALPIEIGQLSKLQWLYLNQNQLTALPIEIGRLSQLQTLDLRENQLTALPAEIGQLSQLQTLELNQNQLTSLPAEIGQLSQLQTLYLNQNQLASLPAEIGQLSQMQTLYLNQNQLTALPKGVGHLSQLRVLDLSQNQLISLPASIGWLSRLLWLYLNQNQLTRLPTEIRRLSQLIKLELAENPLKKIVKK; translated from the coding sequence TGCTGGCTTCTGAAGTCATGCCCCCTCTTTATAAGCAAATAGGTAACGTGCATGTTCCTCAAGGAAATGTTAAGGAGCAGGCTCTTATTATAGATAGGATTTATAAGCTAGAAGAAAAGCTTTCTGAAACAGCAAAGGTAAATGCAATCTTTAGGCAAATCTTTATTTTAGCCAAGCCGTTTTCTCCTTTGGAATTTAAATGGAAAACAGAAGAAAAAGCAGGCTTAACGCTGGCTAATTACTTTTCTTATCTTGTAAATATTAATCGCCTTTTACTTTGGAAAAAGCTTCCTGGTGGGGGAGAATACTTGAGCCGAGAAGAAATTAAGCACTTGCCTTTAGAAAAAAAAGGAGAGCTACTTAGAGATTGGATTGAAGAAAATTGTAAAGACTTAACTTTGCTAAATTTATCTGGAGCAGGCTTGATTTATTTACCCCCAGAAATATGCCAGTTGTCTCAGCTGCAATGGCTTGACTTAAGTCAGAACCAGCTTACCAGCCTGCCTGCAGAAATCGGGCAGTTGTCTCAGCTGCAATGGCTTGACTTAAATCAGAACCAGCTTACCAGCCTTCCCGCAGAAATCGGGCAGTTGTCTCAGCTGCAATACATCTCCTTAAACCAAAACCAGCTCACCAGTCTGCCTGCCGAACTCGGGCAGCTATCTCAGCTAGAAGTGCTTGGCTTAAATGAAAACCAGATCACCGCTCTGCCTATAGAAATCGGGCAGTTGTCTAAGCTGCAATGGCTTTACTTAAATCAAAACCAGCTCACCGCTCTGCCTATAGAAATTGGGCGGCTGTCTCAGCTGCAAACGCTTGACTTAAGAGAAAACCAGCTCACCGCTCTGCCTGCAGAAATCGGGCAATTGTCTCAGCTGCAAACGCTTGAATTAAATCAAAACCAGCTTACCAGCCTGCCTGCAGAAATCGGTCAACTGTCTCAGCTACAAACCCTTTACTTAAATCAAAACCAGCTTGCCAGCCTGCCTGCAGAAATCGGTCAGCTATCTCAGATGCAAACCCTTTACTTAAATCAAAACCAGCTCACCGCTCTGCCTAAAGGAGTGGGGCACTTGTCTCAACTACGAGTGCTTGACTTAAGCCAAAATCAGCTCATTAGCCTGCCTGCAAGCATAGGATGGCTGTCTCGCCTGCTATGGCTTTACTTAAATCAAAACCAGCTCACCAGACTTCCTACAGAAATCAGGCGGTTGTCTCAGCTTATCAAGCTTGAATTAGCGGAAAATCCTTTGAAAAAAATCGTCAAAAAATAA
- a CDS encoding IS701 family transposase: MNLEQLNSIREQLNEWINVFKAHLGRSERVHWCRLYIAGLILDGERKSIEPMAKRLPGGNEQAIQQFVNQSPWDHAAMQQQLAQHMAQSMGVKKGVLVLDDTSLPKKGKFSVGVARQYCGVLGKIANCQSIVTWHYCEKGKEHFPILGELFLPQSWTKSKKRMQVAKVPKARYKFLKKWQLALQLLDDILKKDFPYKALAFDAGYGEKRELLGELDKRQLTFVAQIPEN, translated from the coding sequence ATGAATCTAGAGCAATTAAACTCTATTCGCGAACAACTTAATGAATGGATTAATGTTTTTAAAGCTCACTTAGGAAGATCAGAAAGAGTTCATTGGTGCAGATTGTACATAGCAGGACTCATATTAGATGGAGAAAGAAAATCTATCGAACCTATGGCAAAAAGGCTTCCTGGGGGAAATGAACAAGCTATTCAACAATTTGTCAATCAAAGCCCTTGGGACCATGCAGCGATGCAACAACAACTGGCACAGCATATGGCTCAAAGCATGGGGGTTAAAAAAGGAGTACTTGTTCTAGACGACACTTCTTTACCCAAAAAGGGAAAGTTCTCGGTAGGGGTAGCCAGGCAGTATTGTGGGGTTTTAGGAAAAATTGCTAATTGCCAATCAATCGTCACATGGCATTACTGTGAAAAAGGTAAAGAGCATTTTCCTATCCTAGGGGAATTATTCCTTCCCCAATCTTGGACAAAAAGTAAAAAAAGAATGCAGGTAGCCAAGGTTCCTAAGGCAAGATACAAGTTTTTAAAGAAATGGCAGCTTGCTTTACAACTTTTAGATGATATTCTTAAGAAAGATTTTCCCTATAAAGCGCTTGCTTTTGATGCCGGTTATGGAGAAAAACGAGAGTTATTGGGAGAATTAGATAAAAGGCAGTTAACCTTTGTGGCTCAAATTCCTGAAAATCA